One bacterium genomic window, AACCGTCGAAGTCCCTTGTCGGAGACTGCGGTCGTAAACATATGCCGCTCGACTAGCGTCGATACTTCTTTCGTCAGGTCATTGGAGAAGCGAAGTCTCCGCATGATATCGCGAGCGGATTTCGCTCCACCGATCTCATGCCCATAAAACGTCGCACGGTCCCCTTCGTCGGAGACGCGTCGATGTTGTGGCTTTCGTATATCATGGAATAGCGCCGCCAATCGAAGTCGCAACGACGGCTTGGCGGCATCGAGAACGTGCAAAGTATGCTCGAATACATCGTACTTGTGGTATGGTCCCGGTTGCGAGACGCCAACACAGGCTTCCAACTCCGGCAGGATATGCTTGAGCAAACCGGTTGTCTGCATAATCCTGAATCCATCAGAAGGTTTCTCTGCGCGCTCCAGAAGTTTCGTCAGCTCGTCAGCGATCCGTTCGGCAGAGACTGTCTTTATCAATTCCGCATGCTCGCGAATCGCTCGAAACGTCTCCGGCTCGATCATGAAATTGAACCGTGCGGCAAACTGCACCGCCCGCAACATGCGAAGTGGATCTTCCACAAACGACTGCGGCGAAGTCATCCGAATAGTGCGATTCTGCAGGTCAACCTGACCATGCAGTGGATCGACCAATTGCTCGTTCTCTAGCGATAAAGCCATCGCATTGATCGTGAAATCTCGGCGAATCAGGTCATCTTCGACCGGAATGTCCGGGTCGAACGAGACCTCAAAATCCTTGTGTCCGACACCGGTGGAATGCTCGCGGCGCGGCAGCGCGATATCAAACGTGTACTGATTTCCTTGACGGAATTGGGTAAACTTGATAACGCCGAAAGAACGGCCAACCAGGTCGACTCGTCCGTATTGTTTGAGAATGGACGTGAGAGCGTCGTAATGAATGCCTGTCACCAGATAGTCGCGGTCCTTGACGACCGTGCCTGCTTGCAGGAATCGGTCGCGCACCGCGCCACCAACTTCATAAATGCGACCCGCGCGTAAGATATCGTCGATCGCGTCCTGTGACAGTCTACACATACTCAATCTGGTACGATCCGTGTTCCTGCCTCGCCGACAACTGCCTTGCGGGCATTGCGGAACGAGGTGATAGTCACCATCTCGCCGCCATCTTCAATGAACTTGATAGCGGCAAGTATCTTCGGCCCCATTGAACCGGCCGGGAAGTGACCATCGGCGTAATATTTCTTCAACTCCGAGAGCTTTACATGCTCCAGTATCTTCTGGTCCGGTTTGTTGAAATTGATCGCGACATTGTCCACCGAGGTAAGGATCGACAATATACCTGCTCCGATCTCTTTCGCGAGTACAGCCGAGCCAAGGTCTTTGTCGATCACCGCATCCATACCTTCGAGCAGCCCGCGTTTGTCGATGAAAACCGGAATGCCACCACCGCCTCCGGCGATGACTATGGTGCCGCTGTCGACAAGCGTCTTGATCGTTCCCGCCTCAATCGCGGTCTGCGGCATCGGTGACGGCACCACTCGGCGCCAGCCGCGATTTCCATCCTGCTTCATCTGCCAGTCGCGCGTCTCAGAGAATATTTTAGCGTCCTCTTCGGTGTAAAACTGGCCAATGTACTTAGTGGGGTTCTTAACCGCCGGGTCATGTTCATCCACCAACATCTGGGTGATGATAGTGACCACGGGACGGTTGATCCCCTCGAGTTTCAGTCGATTCTGCAACGACTGCTCGATCATATACCCCATCCCCCCTTCGGTGTCTGCCACCAGCACACCCAGCGGAAGGATAGGCGCTTTGCCTCTGGCCAGTTCAACTCTCAAGAGACAGTTGCCGACCTGTGGTCCATTGCCGTGAGTCACGACAAGATGGTAACCGTCACGCGCCAACTCGATTATCCCATCAAGGGATGATCGCGTGTTGGCGAACTGATTGGCGATGGTATCTTCCTGGCCCGGTAAGGTGATCGCGTTGCCGCCCAGCGCGATGACAGCAGTCCTGCTTTTCGATTGCTTCGAGTTCACTGGTTATACGCCTGGATGAGCGGGCAATGATTGACCATTGCCCGCATCCCACATCCGTGTTAGCGCTTTTTCCCTTTCGCGCCGGCCTTTTTCGTCTTGAACCCGAATTTCTGGCTGAGTACGGTCTCAAGATTCGGCGTACCGATCTCCTGCAGACTGTAGAAAACGCGGGCTGTCGGCTTATTGATCTTCACCAGACGGCTCAGATCGATCGGCGTGGCGATCAACACCAGGTCGCACTTGGAACGATTGATCGTCGTCTCCAGATCTTTGACCTGCTTGTCACCATAACCCATCGCCGGAAGCAGTGTCCCGATATTCGGATACTTCGTAAACGTATCAGAGATCGACTGCACCGTGAACGGCCGTGGGTCGACCAGTTCTGAAGCGCCGTACTTCTCGGCCGCCACGACGCCGGCGCCGTAGGTCATTTCACCGTGTGTCAGGGTCGGGCCATCCTCGACCACCAACACTCGCTTGCCACGGATCAGCTCTGGCTTGTCGACTTCGATCGGCGAGGCGCCATCGATAACGATCGCATCCGGATTGTATTTGCGGATCGTCTCGCGAAGATAGGAGACATTCTCCGGCTCGGCAGAATCGATCTTGTTAATGAGAATACAGTCAGCCATCAGCAGATTGTTCTGACCGGGATAATAGCTGGTCTCATGGCCGGGGCGATGCGGATCAACCACGGTGATGTGAAAATCCGGGACATAAAACGGCATATCGTTGTTGCCGCCATCCCAGAGGACCACGTCGGCTTCTTTTTCAGCTTTGCGAATGATCTGCTCGTAATCAACACCGGCATATACCGTGACACCATTGACGATATGCGGTTCGTACTCTTCGCGCTCTTCGATCGTGCATTTGTGCTTATCAAGATCCTTAAGCGAGGCAAACCGCTGGCACGCCTGAGCCGCCAGGTCACCGTACGGCATGGGGTGGCGGATCGCCACGACCTTCTTGCCCATCGCCTGCAATACTTCTGCCACCCTGCGAGTGGTCTGCGATTTGCCGGAACCGGTACGAATGGCGCAGACCGCCACCACCGGCTTGGAGGATTTGATCATTGTCGGACGGCCACCTTCGAGCGCAAACCGAGCGCCGGTCGCCATCACATACGCGGCTTTCTCCATGACATACTGATAGGAAACATCGGAATACGAGAAAATGACCTCGTCAATTCCATGCTTCTTCACCAGCCCAAGCAGTTCCTTTTCGTCGTGGATCGGGATTCCCTTGGGATAGAGCTTTCCGGCGAGTGCCGCCGGGTAGCGGCGCCCGTCGATATCCGGGATCTGGGTCGCGGTGAAAGCAACGACCTCAACCGAGTCATTATCTCGGTAGAGCGTGTTGAAGTTATGGAAGTCGCGTCCGGCGGCTCCCATGATGATGATCTTTCTCTTTTTCGTCAGCATACTACTACTCCTGCTACTGGCTAAACGTTACCAAACTGTCAGTGGTCGGTCGAACAAGGCTGAGCGACCTAGATCGATGACGACTGCCAGATGTAACGGATCAGGTAGCAGGGGATCTGATGGTGCGAAGCGCCGATCATATCATTCCCTCACAGCTCTGGTCCGATACCACGTTCCCTGTTCCTATCGTAATCCTCTGTTTCCCGAATCAGTCCGCGTTGTCGATCTGTGCACGCTGGATCGTTCCGGAGAAATCAACATAGATCGACTTCCACTCGGAAAAGACATCGAGCGCCGCAGTCGCCGCTTCACGATGACCGTTACCCGTCTCCTTTGTCCCACCAAACGGCAGGTGTGTCTCGGCGCCGATCGTCGGGGCGTTGACATAGAAGATCCCGGTATAGACATCGCGCATGGCCACGTAGGCTTTGTTGACATCGCGAGTATAGATCGAGGCCGACAAGCCATACGGCGTATCATTGGCCAATTCGATCGCTTCTTCAAATGTGCTGAACGTACCCATACCGAGCACCGGCCCGAAGATCTCTTCTTTCCAGATCCGCATATTGCGAGTCACCCCTGAGAAAACGGTCGGCTGGACAAAGTACCCTTTGTCATACGCGCCGCCCGTAAGGCGATTGCCGCCACATTCCAGCTTGGCGCCATCCGCTTTGCCGATCTCTACATATTTCAGCACAGTCTCTAGCTGAGACTGGTTAACCACCGGACCCATCTGAACGGAATCCTCGAGGCCATTTCCAACTTTGATCCCCTTGGCTTTTTCAACCAACATGGCAGTGAATTTGGCCGCAATGTCCTTATGCATGATGACACGGCTGGTCGCAGTGCAACGCTGGCCGGAAGTACCAAACGCACCCCACAGAACGCCTTCAGCCGCCAGGCTGAGATCGGCATCTTCCATGATGATGATGACGTTTTTACCGCCCATCTCCAGACAGAGATGCTTGAATTTCGGCGCACACGCCACGGAGACTTTGCGACCGATCTCGGTCGAACCGGTAAAGGAGACGATCCGCACCCTATCGTCGTTCATCAACGCATCGCCGACCGACCCACCCGGACCAGTGACCATGTTGACGACACCAGGCGGCACTCCTTCTTCCTCACACGCCTTCATCAGATTGACAACCGACATTGGCGTATCAGTTGCCGGTTTGATGACGATGGTATTACCGCAAATCAGAGCGGGCATCATCTTCCAGGACGGAATCGCCATGGGGAAATTCCACGGCGTAATGAAGCCGCAGACGCCCACAGGCTGGCGGACCGTCATGTTAAACTTATTAGGAAGCTCCGAGGGAGTCGTCATGCCGAACAGGCGACGGCCTTCGCCCGCCATGTAATAGGTCATGTCAATCGCTTCCTGAACATCGCCGCGAGTTTCGATCAGGATCTTCCCCATCTCGCGGGTCATATCGCGGGAGTATTGTTCTTTGTTGGCTGTCAGCCGTGCAGCCACACGATACAATATCTCACCGCGCTTCGGCGCGGGGACCAGACGCCATTTCTTGTAAGCCTCTGATGCGGCATCTACCGCCGCCTTAACATCGGCGGGAGTTGATTTCTGGAAAATGCCGATCACGTCATCATGATTGGCAGGATTGAGATTCTCAAATGTTTGCCCGGAAGATGAAGCAACCCAGGCGCCGTTAATGTAATTCTTGTAAACAGTGACGCTGCTCATGGCGCACACTCCTATGCATCAATGTGTCATGGCCGGACGCTGCGCGTTGTGAATAATTTCACAGCGAATCGGCGGAAGCGCTAATATACCGCTTAATCGGTCGTTGTCAACCGCTTTCGGGATTCGTCACCCCCCTCTTTCTTCTTGTGGTATAGTATGTTACATCAGGCGTGAAGACTCTCGTCATCCGCCCTTTCGATAATTCTTTGCACTCGTCAACCTGGTCCCGTTCGGCGAATTTCCGTCGCCCCTCTTTCTCACTCGCCGTAATTCGTTCGCGAACTTAAGACTGCATGATGAGCGGTGAGTCCATTGTGGACTGATGAAGTCGAATCCAGTCATTTCTAATGGGAGCGCGAAATACTAATTGATGGAAACCGTTCCGCGAACGTGTATATTAGTGAAGGAACAGGAGGCGAAGTGACATTCTTGCTATTGGTTGGCTGGTTGAGTTTGCCATTGGCGCCACTCAATCCGGTCGCACAGGATACGATCGCGGCAATGAATCTACACGTGACGGCTGGGATCACCAGCCCGAATGGCATTGTCTCGGCCAGCCCGGAAATCTCCTTCAAGTATGAATTCCGTCCCGCGCACCCCCTGATCGTGCGTTCCGAAGTCGATTTTCGGTTTGGATCGGTCGGAACCAGATTCTGGCCCGATGGCAAAGAGCAACCGGCGATGTATCTCGAGGGGAATTATCGCACTGCCCTGCTGGCGGCCGACCTGCTCTACTATCGAGGAACGGATCATCTCACGGCCTACCTCGGCGTGGGCATAGTCCAGTCATTCAACGAATTTGATGCCGACCAGCTTTCGCGAGATATCCTGAAAAGCCAATATGACATAGATAAGATCGATATGTCGCAGAAGATCGGCTACCGATTCACGCTCGGGCTCCGCTTCAATCGCTCATACGCGTTTGAAGTGGCGATCACTCAGATGGAGCCACACTTTGTGTTTGGCAGAGATTATGGTGACGGAACTTATTCCAAAGAAGAGGTCCCGACCCAGTTCAGTTCGTTTCGCTTCACCTTTGGCTACCTCTGGGAACTCAAGTCGCTTTAGCCACTGGTTCGTTGGCCAGCGATCGCCAGAGATACAGACAGGCCACCGTCCGATACGGTTTCCACCTGACCGCAAACTTATCAAGCCGTTGGAGATTTCGTTTCCCGTACAACCGCATAACCGCGGTCTGAATCCCCTTATCTCCGGCCGCGAAGATATCCGATCTTCCCAAAACAAACATCAAGTACATTTGCGCTGACCACGGACCTATTCCCTTCACCTGCACCAGGTGTTCGGACACGTCATCATCGCACATCGATTCTATTCGCTTGAACGATACCACCCGTCCACTGACTTTCGCCGCCAGGTCGCGGACCGAGTTGGTTTTCGCCTGTGAAAGCCCAACCGATCGAAGTTGACTGTCCGTTAACTTTGCGATCTCACCGGGAGTAATTTTCCCTCTCGTCAATTCCTGCAACCGCTCGTAGATCCGCGCCGCCACAATCGTTGAGAGCTGTTGACCGACAATGATCCGGGTCATTGAGGCGAATCCGTGAGGCATGGTCCTGACCAGGCCGGGGCCGTGTTGCTCGATCAGCAGTTTCATGACCGGGTCTGTTGAGGCGAGAGATCTCTCCGCCTCAGTATAGGTCGGGGTGTGTTGTTTCGGCATGCAACAATGTAATCGCTACGTAATTCATAAACATCACTTTTTGCAGTCCATAATCGAGAATCCCGGCGAACCAATAGCCGGTTCACGGCGTTACAACGGGAAACCTCATTCATGGAAGGGATTTCAATGCAGATCAACTACTGGGTAATGGCTTTGGGCGGATATATGATCATCATGGGCATACTCGGGTTCATCCGGACCGGTTCGCCTACCGCGCTTTATATCAACGGCGGTATCGCCCTGGTCACTGTATTGATTGGCTATTTCTGGGGACGCAATCTTGGGGGCGTTCTGGGACCGGTTGCGATCGGCTGGGTAGCGCTCAACAGCGTCCTGCTCGGTTATATGACATTCAAGCGGATCGCAGCACATGCTGAAACCCGCGCCGGCTCAGAATTCATTTTCGGGTCGATGGCGGTTTTTGCGGTAATTGTGCTGATTCTGCTTATTCGCCATCGATTCAGCAGCTGATATCGCCCGCTCTGCGATCTTGTAGCGATCGAAGAATTCGCGTCGGAACGTATCGAACCGATGCTCTTCGATCGCTTTCCGTATACCGCGCATCAGGTTTTGCAGGAAGTAGCTGTTGTGATAGGTCGCCAGCACGAATCCAGTGATCTCCCGCTGATTGTACAGATGGCGGATATAGGCGCGACTATATCGCTTACAGACCTTGCAGTCGCAGTATGGATCGAGCGGTGACTCATCCCTGGCAAATTCAGCGTTTCGATAGACGATCTGCCCTTCCGAGGTAAACACATTCCCGGTCCGGGCATTTCTGGTCGGAAGGACACAATCAAACATGTCCACCCCGTACGACACCGCCATCAGGATATCTTCAGGATACCCAACTCCCATCAAGTAGCGAGGCTTGTCTCCCGGAAGATACTGGATCGTGTGCGCCAGCATCTCTTCCATCTCCTGCTTGCTCTCCCCCACTGACAAACCGCCGATAGCATTGCCGGGGAAATCAAGACTGACAATCTGTTCGGCCGAGACAGTTCGAAGATCCCTATAAACCGACCCCTGCACTATTCCGAAAAGGCTGATCTGCCGTCCTGATCTGGCAAGCAGATCCTGATGTTCGTCTTTGCATCGCTTCGCCCAATCAAACGTCCGGCGAACCCCTAGCTCCGCCAGATCATGATCAGCCGGGAACGGAACACACTGGTCGAACGCCATGATGATATCCGGCCCGATCGCATGCTCGATCTGCATCACCTTCTCGGGTGAAAAGAAATGGCGTGAACCGTCAATGTGCGATTGGAACTCCACCCCTTCGTCGCTGATCTTGGCTATATCTCGCAGCGAAAAGACCTGAAAGCCACCGGAGTCGGTCAAGGTCGGCTTATTCCAACCATTGAATTTGGCCAACCCTCCCATCTGTTCGATGATATCTGTTCCCGGGCGCAGATAGAGATGATAGGTATTTCCCAGAATGATCTCAGCACCAATTGAATCAAGATCCTCGGAGGTCAAGGCCTTGACCGAGGCCGAGGTCCCAACCGGCATGAAAACCGGCGTCTGCACATCCCCATGTGCGGTGTGCAAGACTCCGCGACGAGCTGAGCCATCGGTAGTGACGACTTCGTGAATGGCGTTCTTATCCAATGGCGATATCCAGTGCGGCTTGAATATCGGAAACTCCGAAGATCTCAACCGTCGGTTCTTGCACTTGCGATCGATTCGTCTGCGGTACGATCATAGTAGTAAATCCAAGCTTGGCGGCCTCGCTGACCCTTCGGTCGATCTGCGTAATACCGCGCACTTCTCCGGAAAGTCCAACCTCACCGACGATCATTGTTTTAGGGCGGACGGGACGATTCTGTAATGATGAAGCGACCGCGGTCAAGACGGCCAGATCCAGGGCCGGTTCGCCGATCCGAAGACCGCCGGCCACCGATGCAAACACGTCGTGCGCAGATACCGGCATCTCAAGTCGCTTTTCGAGAATTGCCAGCAGAAGCGCCAGCTTCTTGCTGTCGAGCCCGGAGGCCACCCGCTGTGGGGCGGCATAGGTCGCCCGAGTGACCAGCGCCTGCACTTCGACCAGAAGCGGGCGGTTCCCTTCCATCACACCGCATACGACCGACCCAGAACGGTGAGTGATATTTTCGGTCGTGAGAAAGAGCGAACTTGGGTTTTTTACTTCTTCCAGTCCCTGTTGCCCCATCTCAAACAACCCTATCTCAGCTACAGAGCCAAATCTGTTTTTTGTCGCCCGAAGCATCCGATAGAGATGCGCGTTGTCACCCTCAAAGTACACGACCGTGTCAACCATATGCTCGAGCACTTTTGGTCCCGCCACAAATCCCTCTTTGGTGACATGGCCGACCAGGAACAGCGCATTCCCTCTCCCCTTGGTCTGCGAAACAAGTTGATTGGCGCATTCCCTGATCTGGCCGATGGTCCCCGGCGGCGAATCAAACTGCGGCGCGCTGACTGTCTGGATCGAATCAACTATCACCACCCCAAAGTTCCCGGTCTCAATCGTTTCAGTGATCTCTTCGAGAGTCATGGTATTGATGACGGTGATATTTTCGCCGGTCACCCCAAGCCGAGTGGCGCGAATTTTGATCTGTGACAGAGATTCTTCGCCGGTCGCATACAGAACTGGAATCCCCTGAACCGAATATGCCTGCGCGGCCTGGAGTAGCAGGGTCGACTTGCCGATCCCGGGTTCGCCTCCAAGCAGGACAACCATTCCCGGCAGGAGCTGTCCGCCGATCAC contains:
- a CDS encoding HDIG domain-containing protein; translated protein: MCRLSQDAIDDILRAGRIYEVGGAVRDRFLQAGTVVKDRDYLVTGIHYDALTSILKQYGRVDLVGRSFGVIKFTQFRQGNQYTFDIALPRREHSTGVGHKDFEVSFDPDIPVEDDLIRRDFTINAMALSLENEQLVDPLHGQVDLQNRTIRMTSPQSFVEDPLRMLRAVQFAARFNFMIEPETFRAIREHAELIKTVSAERIADELTKLLERAEKPSDGFRIMQTTGLLKHILPELEACVGVSQPGPYHKYDVFEHTLHVLDAAKPSLRLRLAALFHDIRKPQHRRVSDEGDRATFYGHEIGGAKSARDIMRRLRFSNDLTKEVSTLVERHMFTTAVSDKGLRRLVKKVGTDLIWDLLDLRRADVAGQGMGGRTEDVDQFESEIKSELAKKPPFGLGDLALSGNDIMTMFNILPSPPVGMVLNHLMERVLDNPEDNRREILEQYARDYFQKLIDGTVDSIHDKDSNE
- the arcC gene encoding carbamate kinase, with protein sequence MNSKQSKSRTAVIALGGNAITLPGQEDTIANQFANTRSSLDGIIELARDGYHLVVTHGNGPQVGNCLLRVELARGKAPILPLGVLVADTEGGMGYMIEQSLQNRLKLEGINRPVVTIITQMLVDEHDPAVKNPTKYIGQFYTEEDAKIFSETRDWQMKQDGNRGWRRVVPSPMPQTAIEAGTIKTLVDSGTIVIAGGGGGIPVFIDKRGLLEGMDAVIDKDLGSAVLAKEIGAGILSILTSVDNVAINFNKPDQKILEHVKLSELKKYYADGHFPAGSMGPKILAAIKFIEDGGEMVTITSFRNARKAVVGEAGTRIVPD
- a CDS encoding GTPase — protein: MLTKKRKIIIMGAAGRDFHNFNTLYRDNDSVEVVAFTATQIPDIDGRRYPAALAGKLYPKGIPIHDEKELLGLVKKHGIDEVIFSYSDVSYQYVMEKAAYVMATGARFALEGGRPTMIKSSKPVVAVCAIRTGSGKSQTTRRVAEVLQAMGKKVVAIRHPMPYGDLAAQACQRFASLKDLDKHKCTIEEREEYEPHIVNGVTVYAGVDYEQIIRKAEKEADVVLWDGGNNDMPFYVPDFHITVVDPHRPGHETSYYPGQNNLLMADCILINKIDSAEPENVSYLRETIRKYNPDAIVIDGASPIEVDKPELIRGKRVLVVEDGPTLTHGEMTYGAGVVAAEKYGASELVDPRPFTVQSISDTFTKYPNIGTLLPAMGYGDKQVKDLETTINRSKCDLVLIATPIDLSRLVKINKPTARVFYSLQEIGTPNLETVLSQKFGFKTKKAGAKGKKR
- a CDS encoding aldehyde dehydrogenase family protein produces the protein MSSVTVYKNYINGAWVASSSGQTFENLNPANHDDVIGIFQKSTPADVKAAVDAASEAYKKWRLVPAPKRGEILYRVAARLTANKEQYSRDMTREMGKILIETRGDVQEAIDMTYYMAGEGRRLFGMTTPSELPNKFNMTVRQPVGVCGFITPWNFPMAIPSWKMMPALICGNTIVIKPATDTPMSVVNLMKACEEEGVPPGVVNMVTGPGGSVGDALMNDDRVRIVSFTGSTEIGRKVSVACAPKFKHLCLEMGGKNVIIIMEDADLSLAAEGVLWGAFGTSGQRCTATSRVIMHKDIAAKFTAMLVEKAKGIKVGNGLEDSVQMGPVVNQSQLETVLKYVEIGKADGAKLECGGNRLTGGAYDKGYFVQPTVFSGVTRNMRIWKEEIFGPVLGMGTFSTFEEAIELANDTPYGLSASIYTRDVNKAYVAMRDVYTGIFYVNAPTIGAETHLPFGGTKETGNGHREAATAALDVFSEWKSIYVDFSGTIQRAQIDNAD
- a CDS encoding DNA-3-methyladenine glycosylase 2 family protein; its protein translation is MPKQHTPTYTEAERSLASTDPVMKLLIEQHGPGLVRTMPHGFASMTRIIVGQQLSTIVAARIYERLQELTRGKITPGEIAKLTDSQLRSVGLSQAKTNSVRDLAAKVSGRVVSFKRIESMCDDDVSEHLVQVKGIGPWSAQMYLMFVLGRSDIFAAGDKGIQTAVMRLYGKRNLQRLDKFAVRWKPYRTVACLYLWRSLANEPVAKAT
- the tgt gene encoding tRNA guanosine(34) transglycosylase Tgt, with amino-acid sequence MDKNAIHEVVTTDGSARRGVLHTAHGDVQTPVFMPVGTSASVKALTSEDLDSIGAEIILGNTYHLYLRPGTDIIEQMGGLAKFNGWNKPTLTDSGGFQVFSLRDIAKISDEGVEFQSHIDGSRHFFSPEKVMQIEHAIGPDIIMAFDQCVPFPADHDLAELGVRRTFDWAKRCKDEHQDLLARSGRQISLFGIVQGSVYRDLRTVSAEQIVSLDFPGNAIGGLSVGESKQEMEEMLAHTIQYLPGDKPRYLMGVGYPEDILMAVSYGVDMFDCVLPTRNARTGNVFTSEGQIVYRNAEFARDESPLDPYCDCKVCKRYSRAYIRHLYNQREITGFVLATYHNSYFLQNLMRGIRKAIEEHRFDTFRREFFDRYKIAERAISAAESMANKQNQHNYRKNRHRPENEF
- the radA gene encoding DNA repair protein RadA; translated protein: MGKKIKTAYFCSQCGAEHTRWQGQCRECGSWNALIEERVPERKKAKSGPTLVERQTIAEISSTTMSGYRSGISEFDRVIGGQLLPGMVVLLGGEPGIGKSTLLLQAAQAYSVQGIPVLYATGEESLSQIKIRATRLGVTGENITVINTMTLEEITETIETGNFGVVIVDSIQTVSAPQFDSPPGTIGQIRECANQLVSQTKGRGNALFLVGHVTKEGFVAGPKVLEHMVDTVVYFEGDNAHLYRMLRATKNRFGSVAEIGLFEMGQQGLEEVKNPSSLFLTTENITHRSGSVVCGVMEGNRPLLVEVQALVTRATYAAPQRVASGLDSKKLALLLAILEKRLEMPVSAHDVFASVAGGLRIGEPALDLAVLTAVASSLQNRPVRPKTMIVGEVGLSGEVRGITQIDRRVSEAAKLGFTTMIVPQTNRSQVQEPTVEIFGVSDIQAALDIAIG